Genomic segment of Candidatus Methylomirabilota bacterium:
GACCCGAAGCGAGGAGGCGTCTCTCGTGGAGAGCGCGGTCCGGCCGCGGCTGAAGGCCGCGCGGGTCCGGCGGAGACGCGCCGAGGCGGGATCGTCCGTCCGGGTCGTGATCGGCAGCCGCTATCCGGTGTTCAACGCGGGTCTCGAGCGGATGCTCGAGGGCGGCGGCGTCACGGTCGCCGGCATCGCCGCGTCGCCCGACGAGCTCGTGCGTCTCGCCCGGCTCAAGCGTCCCGCCGTCGCGATCATCGATGCGCATTCGGGCGGGGACTGGATCAGGCGTCTGCCGAAGCTCAGGTCGGCCCGGCCGAGCCTCGAGATGATCGCGGTGACGGGACACGACGGCGCGGCCCTGCACTCGCAGGTCCTCAGGCTCGGATGCTCCAGCGTCCTGTCGCTCCGCGCGACGCAGCACGAGTTCCTCGACGCCGTCCACGGCGCCGTGCGCGGCTACGGGCTCATCGAGACGGAGATGCTCGCGGGCGTGCTCGCCGGCCGGGAGGCGCAGGGCTGGCAGATCTCCGTGCTCGAGCAGGACATCCTGCGCTGTCTGAGCGACGGGCTCTCCAACCGACAGATCGCGAGCCGGGTCCGGTACAGCGTCGGCACGGTCAAGAACTACATCCACAACATCTTCGAGAAGCTCGAGGTGTCCGACCGAACTCAGGCCGTCGTCAAGGCCCTCCGGATCGGCATCATCGACTGACCCGAGGGCCGCGCCGGTCGGCCATGATTTTTTGGCCGTCCGGTATTTTCGATTCACGCGACGCGCGTGTTAGCGTGGTACTGCCGTGTCGCCGCCGAGCTCGATGAGCTCACAGCCTCCTCGTTCACGCCGCGCGCGCTGTCCGGCGAGCCTGCCCGCGCGTGCCCTTCCGGAATCTCCGCAGTCCTACGGACCCGATCTCAGTAGTTTCCGGCTGGAGTCCTTCGCCCCCTGTGATGGCATCCTTGGACGGGACGATGGCAGCGCCTGGCGCCGATCGGATAGTCCGCGTCCTCGTGGTGGACGACAACCAATGGTTCCGCGAGTGGGAGTCGAAGTTCCTCGCGGAGCGGGCGGGAATCTGTGTCGTGGGGACGGCCGGGTGCGCCAGCGACGGCATCCAGATGGCCCGCGACCTCCATCCCGATCTCGTCCTGATGGACGTGGCGATGAGAGGGATGAACGGCCTGGAGGCGACCCTGCGCATCAAGGCTGAAGCCGCGTCGCCGCAGGTGGTCATCGTGACGCTCCACGATCTTCCGCAGTACCGCACCGCGGCGGCCGCGTGCGCCGACGGCTTCGTCCCGAAAACCCAAGCCGTCTGGGCCCTCATGCCGCTCATAGACAAGCTCTTTCCCGGGACGGGCGCATTCCAGGTCAGGGCATGAGGGCGAGGACGCTTCGTTCTCATCTGACGATCCTGGTCTTGGTCTCCGTGGTTCCGCTGTTGATCTTCGCGGTCATCATGGCGGCGCTCCTCGAGAAGCAGCAGCGCGCGTCTCTGGAACGCAGCTTCCGAGATACCACGCGAGCCCTCGCCGTCGCGGTCGATCGCGAGCTCACCTGGTCGATCCGGGCGCTGGAGGCGCTCGGGGCTTCCCAGTACCTCGATACCGGTGACCTCGAGCCCTTCTACAGAGAGGCGCAGCGGGTGGTGGCGACCCATCCAGGGTGGCTGACGATCAACCTGACCGATCCCTCCGGACGGCAACTGATCAATCTCTCACGTCCCTTCGGCGCGCCGCTGCCCTCCACCGGGAATCTCGAGGATGTCCGCCAGACCCTGGACACGGGCCAACCCGCAATTTCCAACCTCTTCGTCGGCCTCGTGCTCAAAACTCCGACGGTCGGCGTGACGGTGCCGGTGAAGCGGAACGGGAGGCTCAAGTACGTGCTGGGGACGAGGCTCGACGTCGCGGGACTCAGTCGTCTCTTGTCCGAGGGCCAGCTGCCGCCGGACTGGGTCGCCGGGATCATCGATCGCAAGGGGATCATCATCGCCCGAACGCGGGGCATCGAAACGCTGCTCGGGGCGCCTGCGCCCCCTGAGTTCGTGGCGCGAAGCCGTCAGTCCGACGAGAGCTGGGCCCTCGGCGTGACCATGGACGGCATCGCGGTGTATGTCGCCCACAGCCGGTCGAGCCTGTCCGGCTGGACAGTCGGGCTCGGTGTACCCGTCGCCATCGTGGAGGCACCCGGGCGGACTTCCCGGTGGGCGATCATCGGCGGCGGATGCGTGTTCCTGTTGCTGGCGGGCGTGCTGGCTTCCGTGTTCGGCGGGCGCATCGCCGGCGGGATCGCATCGCTCTCGGCCTCCGCACGCGCGCTCGGTCGAGGCGACGTTCCCTCCCTCACCGGAAGCTCGAAGATCTCGGAGATCGCCGACGTCGAGCGGGAGCTGGTGGAAGCGGCGACGGCGCTGCGCGACAGCGAAGCCAGCTTTCGTCTCCTCTTCGCCGACAATCCGCTGCCCATGTGGGTGTACGACGTGGCGACGATGTACTTTCTGGAGGTCAACGCCGCGGCGATCCAGCACTACGGGTACTCGCGGGAGGAGTTTCTCCGCATGCGGATCACCGACATCCGGCCGCCGGAGGACCTGCCGCGGCTCAAGGACGTCGTGGCCGGGCTCGCGGCCGCGACGGACCAGGCGACCCGACGGCACGCGGGGACCTGGAGGCATCGGCTGAAGGATGGCCGGATCAGGGACGTGGACATCGTCTCTCATTCGATCGAGTTCGCGGGCCGGCGCGCGACCCTGGTGGTGGCGATCGACGTCACGGAGCTGAAGCAGGCCCAGGCCTCTCTGGCCAGGTCCACCGAACGTCTCCAGATCCTGCACGAGATCGATCGAGCGCTCATCGCCGCGGAGGCGCCGGTGGTGATCGCGGAGACGGTCCTCCCGCGACTGAGGGATCTGCTCGGGGTCCCGCGGGCCATCGTGAACCTGTTCGACCTGGCGGCCGGTGAAGCGGAGTGGCTGGCGGCAGCGGGCCGCCACCGCGTCCGTCTCGGGCCCGGCGTCCGTTTTCCGTTGGCGCTGATGGGCGATGTGGAGGCGCTGCGACGGGGGGAGCTCCAGGTGGTCGACACCGCCGCGCTGCCCCGTAGCCCCGAGGCAGAGGCCCTGCTGGCCTCGGGCGTCCATACGTACATGGTCGTGCCCATGATCGCCGGGGGCGAGCTCATCGGCGCCGTGAGCTTCGGCGGCGAGCGGAGCGAGTTCCCACCCGAGCAGGTGAGCATCGCTCGGGAAGCGGCCACCCAGCTCGCCATCGCGCTCGAACAGGCACGGCTCCGCGAGCGCGTGAAGCGCCACACCGAGGAGCTCGAGCAGCGGGTCGCCGAGCGAACGCTCGAGCTGAGCGTCGCCAACGAACGACTCGAGCGGGAGATCGTGGAGCGGCGACGGGCAGAGGCCGACGCCGCTCGCGCCAACCAGGCAAAGAGCGAGTTCCTGTCACGCATGAGCCACGAGCTCCGTACACCCCTCAACGCGATTCTCGGATTCGCGCAGCTCCTGGAACTCGACGCGCAGCGGCCAGAGGACCGCGAGAGCGCGGAGCAGATCATTAAGGGGGGCAGACATCTCTTGAGCCTGATCAACGAGGTCCTCGACATCGCCAGGATCGAGGCGGGTGGGCTTTCCCTGTCGCTCGAGCCCGTGCGCGTGGGCGACGCGGTCCAGCAGGTGCTGGACCTGGCACGGCCGCTGGCGGCGGCCCGCGCCATCGACCTCCAGAGCACCGGGGCGGCGCTGCACGGTCGGCACGTGTGGGCCGACAGCCAGCGGCTCCAGCAGGTCCTCCTGAACCTCGTGTCGA
This window contains:
- a CDS encoding response regulator transcription factor; protein product: MAAPGADRIVRVLVVDDNQWFREWESKFLAERAGICVVGTAGCASDGIQMARDLHPDLVLMDVAMRGMNGLEATLRIKAEAASPQVVIVTLHDLPQYRTAAAACADGFVPKTQAVWALMPLIDKLFPGTGAFQVRA
- a CDS encoding response regulator transcription factor, with the translated sequence MESAVRPRLKAARVRRRRAEAGSSVRVVIGSRYPVFNAGLERMLEGGGVTVAGIAASPDELVRLARLKRPAVAIIDAHSGGDWIRRLPKLRSARPSLEMIAVTGHDGAALHSQVLRLGCSSVLSLRATQHEFLDAVHGAVRGYGLIETEMLAGVLAGREAQGWQISVLEQDILRCLSDGLSNRQIASRVRYSVGTVKNYIHNIFEKLEVSDRTQAVVKALRIGIID
- a CDS encoding histidine kinase dimerization/phospho-acceptor domain-containing protein codes for the protein MAALLEKQQRASLERSFRDTTRALAVAVDRELTWSIRALEALGASQYLDTGDLEPFYREAQRVVATHPGWLTINLTDPSGRQLINLSRPFGAPLPSTGNLEDVRQTLDTGQPAISNLFVGLVLKTPTVGVTVPVKRNGRLKYVLGTRLDVAGLSRLLSEGQLPPDWVAGIIDRKGIIIARTRGIETLLGAPAPPEFVARSRQSDESWALGVTMDGIAVYVAHSRSSLSGWTVGLGVPVAIVEAPGRTSRWAIIGGGCVFLLLAGVLASVFGGRIAGGIASLSASARALGRGDVPSLTGSSKISEIADVERELVEAATALRDSEASFRLLFADNPLPMWVYDVATMYFLEVNAAAIQHYGYSREEFLRMRITDIRPPEDLPRLKDVVAGLAAATDQATRRHAGTWRHRLKDGRIRDVDIVSHSIEFAGRRATLVVAIDVTELKQAQASLARSTERLQILHEIDRALIAAEAPVVIAETVLPRLRDLLGVPRAIVNLFDLAAGEAEWLAAAGRHRVRLGPGVRFPLALMGDVEALRRGELQVVDTAALPRSPEAEALLASGVHTYMVVPMIAGGELIGAVSFGGERSEFPPEQVSIAREAATQLAIALEQARLRERVKRHTEELEQRVAERTLELSVANERLEREIVERRRAEADAARANQAKSEFLSRMSHELRTPLNAILGFAQLLELDAQRPEDRESAEQIIKGGRHLLSLINEVLDIARIEAGGLSLSLEPVRVGDAVQQVLDLARPLAAARAIDLQSTGAALHGRHVWADSQRLQQVLLNLVSNGIKYNRERGTLTIACDAADERRLRIRVRDTGPGIAPALRERLFQPFDRLGAEQGGVEG